A window of the Brachyhypopomus gauderio isolate BG-103 chromosome 14, BGAUD_0.2, whole genome shotgun sequence genome harbors these coding sequences:
- the cckar gene encoding cholecystokinin receptor type A: METFTIHDLLINTTDIFKILCGFAFKNMSECENQNETFTTMPPREPKDINQMVRIVLYCLIFLLSVLGNSLIIAVLVRNRRMRTVTNLFLLSLAVSDLMLCVVCMPFTLIPNLMENFVFGSGICKVATYFMGISVSVSTFNLVAISLERYSAICNPLTSRAWQTKSHAAKVITATWVLSFLLMLPYPIFNTLVPYRRTNNTTGNMCRLHWPSDTIQQSWYVFLLLILFLVPGIVIMTAYGLISVELYRGIKFETANRKSNRERQSGAGSLKPSDSDGCYLQPSKRKRSEPLAPQQASGATGGSGETKPRLNRVCSSNPTANLVAKKRVIRMLLVIVVLFFLCWTPVFAVNAWRAFDKHSANRLLSGAPISFIHLLSYTSACVNPIIYCFMNKRFRQGMLATFTCRACGPDGEARGGARRFRGAAGTLAGLAYGGGVGQDSGNAASNGTLTRLTYSSVRGSAQA; the protein is encoded by the exons ATGGAAACATTCACAATACACGATTTATTAATCAATACCACAGATATTTTCAAAATATTGTGTGGATTcgcttttaaaaacatgtcagAGTGCGAGAACCAGAATGAGACGTTTACTACAATGCCACCACGGGAACCTAAAG ATATCAATCAAATGGTGCGCATCGTCCTCTACtgcctcatcttcctcctcagtGTCCTGGGCAACAGTCTCATCATCGCCGTGCTGGTGCGAAACCGGCGGATGCGTACGGTCACCAACCTCTTCCTGCTGTCCCTGGCGGTCAGCGACCTGATGCTGTGTGTGGTCTGCATGCCCTTTACGCTCATTCCAAACCTGATGGAAAATTTTGTTTTTGGCAGTGGCATCTGTAAAGTGGCCACTTACTTCATGG gtatctCGGTGAGCGTGTCCACCTTCAACCTGGTGGCCATCTCTCTGGAGCGCTACAGCGCCATCTGCAATCCCCTGACGTCGCGCGCCTGGCAGACCAAGTCCCACGCGGCCAAGGTGATCACCGCCACGTGGGTGCTGTCCTTCCTGCTTATGCTTCCCTACCCCATCTTCAACACCCTGGTGCCGTACCGCCGCACCAACAACACCACCGGGAACATGTGCCGTCTCCACTGGCCCAGCGACACCATACAGCAGTCGTG gTATGTGTTCCTGTTATTGATCCTCTTCTTGGTGCCGGGAATCGTGATAATGACGGCGTATGGTCTCATCTCTGTCGAGCTCTACAGAGGAATCAAGTTTGAAACAGCTAACAGGAAGTCAAATAGAG AGCGCCAGAGTGGAGCGGGAAGCCTGAAGCCCAGCGACAGCGACGGCTGCTACCTTCAGCCCTCCAAGAGGAAGCGCTCGGAGCCCCTGGCCCCCCAGCAGGCCTCTGGGGCGACGGGGGGCTCGGGCGAGACCAAGCCCAGGCTGAACCGCGTGTGCAGCAGCAACCCCACGGCCAACCTGGTGGCCAAGAAGCGCGTCATCCGCATGCTCCTGGTCATAGTGGTCCTGTTCTTCCTCTGCTGGACGCCCGTCTTCGCCGTAAACGCCTGGCGGGCGTTCGACAAGCACTCGGCCAACCGGCTGCTGTCGGGGGCTCCCATCTCCTTCATCCACCTGCTGTCGTACACGTCGGCGTGCGTGAACcccatcatctactgcttcatGAACAAGCGATTCCGCCAGGGGATGCTGGCCACCTTTACCTGCCGTGCGTGCGGCCCGGACGGGGAGGCCAGGGGCGGCGCCAGGCGCTTCAGAGGCGCGGCCGGCACGCTGGCGGGTCTCGCCTACGGGGGAGGGGTGGGACAGGACAGCGGGAACGCGGCCTCCAACGGGACGCTGACCCGCCTCACGTACTCCAGCGTCCGTGGGTCGGCACAAGCGTAA
- the rbpjb gene encoding recombination signal binding protein for immunoglobulin kappa J region b, producing the protein MAPVVTGKFGERPQPQRLTREAMRNYLKERGDQTVLILHAKVAQKSYGNEKRFFCPPPCVYLMGCGWKKKREQMERDGCSEQESQPCAFIGIGNSDQEMQQLNLEGKNYCTAKTLYISDSDKRKHFMLSVRMLYGNSANIGVFLSKRIKVISKPSKKKQSLKNADLCIASGTKVALFNRLRSQTVSTRYLHVEGGNFHASSQQWGAFYIHLLDDEESEGEEFTVRDGYIHYGQTVKLVCSVTGMALPRLIIRKVDKQTALLDADDPVSQLHKCAFYLKDTERMYLCLSQERIIQFQATPCPKEPNKEMINDGASWTIISTDKAEYTFYEGMGPVHSSVTPVPVVESLQLNGGGDVAMLELTGQNFAPNLRVWFGDVEAETMYRCGESMLCVVPDISAFREGWRWVRQPVQVPVTLVRNDGIIYSTTLTFTYTPEPGPRPHCSAAGAILRTGAAGLLAGGGASDGAAYGGGGGPNPVTASSSNATAAVVS; encoded by the exons AGAAGCGATGCGGAATTATCTGAAGGAGCGAGGAGACCAAACCGTTCTGATCCTACACGCTAAAGTCGCACAGAAGTCATACGGCAACGAAAAAAG ATTCTTTTGCCCTCCCCCGTGTGTGTATCTGATGGGCTGTGGctggaagaagaagagagagcagatggagagagatggctGCTCGGAGCAGGAGTCACAGCCGTGCGCCTTCATTGGCATCGGAAACAGCGACCAAGAGATGCAGCAACTCAATCTAGAGGGCAag AACTACTGCACTGCCAAAACGTTGTACATATCGGACTCGGACAAGCGCAAACACTTCATGCTGTCGGTACGCATGCTGTACGGGAACAGTGCCAACATCGGAGTCTTCCTCAGCAAACGCATCAAGGTCATCTCCAAGCCTTCCAAAAAGAAGCAGTCCCTCAAGAACGCCGACC tatgtatagCGTCAGGAACTAAAGTGGCACTGTTCAACAGACTACGCTCCCAGACGGTCAGTACACGCTACCTACATGTGGAAGGAGGGAACTTTCATGCCAGCTCGCAACAGTGGGGAGCCTTCTATATTCACCTCT tggATGATGAGGAGTCTGAAGGAGAAGAGTTCACTGTGCGGGATGGTTACATTCATTATGGCCAAACAGTCAAGCTGGTGTGCTCCGTCACAGGAATGGCCCTGCCTCGACTG atcaTCCGTAAGGTGGACAAGCAGACAGCTCTGCTGGACGCTGACGACCCTGTGTCTCAACTGCATAAGTGTGCCTTCTACCTGAAAGACACGGAGAGGATGTACCTGTGTCTTTCCCAAGAGAGGATCATCCAGTTTCAA gCCACTCCATGCCCAAAGGAACCAAATAAAGAGATGATCAACGATGGTGCCTCTTGGACCATCATCAGCACAGATAAAGCAGAATACACCTTCTACGAGGGAATGGGTCCTGTCCACTCCTCCGTCACACCTGTGCCTGTTGTTGAGAgcttacag CTGAATGGTGGAGGAGATGTCGCAATGCTGGAACTAACGGGGCAGAACTTTGCTCCAAACCTGCGTGTTTGGTTTGGGGATGTAGAAGCTGAGACAATGTACAG GTGCGGAGAGAGCATGCTCTGTGTGGTTCCGGACATCTCAGCGTTCCGCGAGGGCTGGAGGTGGGTGCGGCAGCCCGTGCAGGTCCCCGTGACGCTGGTGCGTAACGACGGCATCATCTACTCCACCACGCTGACGTTCACGTACACGCCGGAGCCCGGCCCACGGCCCCACTGCAGCGCCGCGGGGGCCATCCTGCGGACGGGCGCCGCCGGACTGCTggcggggggcggggccagcgACGGGGCCGCGTACGGAGGCGGCGGGGGACCCAACCCCGTCACGGCCTCGTCTTCCAACGCCACGGCCGCCGTGGTGTCGTAA